A genomic region of Carassius carassius chromosome 13, fCarCar2.1, whole genome shotgun sequence contains the following coding sequences:
- the rap2b gene encoding ras-related protein Rap-2b, giving the protein MREYKVVVLGSGGVGKSALTVQFVTGSFIEKYDPTIEDFYRKEIEVDSSPSVLEILDTAGTEQFASMRDLYIKNGQGFILVYSLVNQQSFQDIKPMRDQIIRVKRYERVPMILVGNKVDLEGEREVSSGEGKALADDWNCPFMETSAKNKGSVDELFAEIVRQMNYASAPSGDDQCCASCAIL; this is encoded by the coding sequence ATGAGAGAATACAAAGTGGTCGTGTTGGGATCCGGTGGCGTGGGAAAATCGGCCCTGACCGTGCAGTTCGTCACCGGATCCTTCATCGAGAAGTACGACCCGACGATAGAGGACTTCTACCGCAAGGAGATCGAGGTGGACTCGTCGCCGTCGGTGCTGGAGATCCTGGACACGGCGGGCACCGAGCAGTTCGCCTCTATGCGCGATCTGTACATCAAGAACGGCCAGGGCTTCATCCTCGTGTACAGTCTGGTCAACCAGCAGAGCTTCCAGGACATCAAGCCCATGCGCGACCAGATCATCCGCGTCAAGCGCTACGAGCGCGTGCCCATGATCCTGGTGGGCAACAAGGTGGATCTGGAGGGCGAGAGGGAGGTGTCTTCCGGGGAGGGCAAGGCGCTGGCGGACGACTGGAACTGTCCGTTCATGGAGACCTCGGCCAAAAACAAAGGCTCCGTGGACGAGCTGTTCGCGGAGATCGTGCGGCAGATGAACTACGCGTCGGCGCCGAGCGGAGATGACCAGTGCTGCGCGTCCTGCGCGATCCTCTGA